The genomic region CTGCCGTGCTGGACCACGGCTCCACCGCCCTGGAGCCTCCAGCAGACCCTGGGCTTCCCCACCGTGAGTAGCCATTGTGCAGCCATggctgtccctccccacctcccactgccCTTCGCCCGTGTGGCAGGCTGGGCCCTGACAACCATCTTCTTCCTTCAGGGCTGGGGACCCCCTGCCTGACCCTCCAGGCTCACAGCTGTGGTGTCAACAGCCTGCACACCTTGCCCATACGTGAGGGCCATCTCGTGGCCAGCGGCAGTGAGGATGGCTCCCTCCATGTCTTTGTGCTGGCTGTGGAGACACCGGAGCTGGAGGAGGCTGTGGGGGGTGCTGAGCTGGTGCCCCAGCTGCATGTGCTAGAGGAATACTCCATCCCCTGTGCACACGCTGCCCACGTGACAGGCCTCAAGATCCTAAGCCCAAGCCTCATGGTCTCCGCCTCCATCGACCAGCGGCTGACCTTCTGGCGTCTGGGGCATGGGGAGCCCACCTTCATGAACAGTACCGTGTACCATGTCCCAGATGTGGCAGACATGGACTGCTGGCCTGTAAGCCCTGAGTTTGGCCACCGCTGTGCTCTTGCAGGCCAAGGGCTTGAGGTTTACAACTGGTATGATTAAGGTGTCCCGCGGTGGCCGGCGTGCCGGGCATGGGACCTGCTCGCAGATGGGGTGGAACAGGAGTGACCGTCTGTGCCCATGCCCGGTGTGAAGGGAGGCGGCGGCCGCGGGTTCCTGGCTtcagagcaggagctggaggtGAGTCAGGGGCCGTTCAGGCCAACCAAAACCATGCCCCACTGCCTACAAACAGGACCAGACTTTGTATAAAACAGAAGCAATTTATTTTGCCTCCACATCTCTAATAAGATCTTGGTATCTTTTTTCCAGGTGATGACTTTTGTAAACATTCCTAGATATCGGGATCTCTGTGGCCTTAGATGTGGTTCAGTGGAGGGAGACCCAGCGTGGCTAGGCCAGCATGGAGCACTTCACGCACAGCCCGCAGAAGCTGGAGACGGGCAAACATTTGACCAAACAGGTGTGATCGAGGCtcctggaggagagaaggggccTGCTGGTCTCCTCCTTTGCTGACCTTGCACCCCTgcaagctccccccaccccgccccctgtgCTGTGTACTTACCCCTAGGATGTGTACGCGGTTATAGTATGAGCTGAAATCCATGCTGAGCTGAACCAGGAACTTGCACATCTAGAGACAGAGACTGAGTCACTGGCCGGTCTCTTTGATCTCGTGCCCAGCCCAGAATAAAGCATCAAGCGTGCAGTGTCTGTGCCAGGCTTCTCTGCCTCACCATCTCAGTGTGCGCAGTTGCGTGGAGCCCCGGGGCTGCACACGCCAGGGCTGCGGTCTGGCTCAGCAGCTCTGGGAAGGGGAGCACGCCGTTGAAGAGCAGCAGCCACtcgccctggggggtgggggtagagaagGGTGCTGGGAGGGGAGGTTCCCAACCTCCTACAGGTGTCTAGCTACCCAGGATGACACTCACCTCATCCTGTAGCAGTGAGAAATCGAGACTGCTCACAGGTGGAAAAGTAGGGTACAGACCTTGTTCCCTGCTGTGCTTGTACCCCTCAAATAGCGTGGCAAGACGGGCACAGTTATACATGACGAAGGTGCCGCTCTTGGTGCCCTTTGTGGAAATGCTGCCGTCGGCCAGGGCCAGGAGGAGCTGAGGAACGGGGGCACAGCTGCAGGCATGACACCGTGTGTTCCACAAGCCCTGATCCTGTCGGGCCCCCGGGCTTACCTGACTCTGTGGAGCTGTGCTGAGCATCTCAAACTTGATGGTGGCTGCAGACAGAACGCTGAAGACCTCTGTCCAAGTTGGGTCTGTGGGAGTTGAGTCAGTCGGTCTGGGCAGACAAgcagaggacccccccccccccaccaaaccaGAACCCCTGCACGCACCTTGGCTGAGCTCCCTGCCATGCTTCAGGGCTGCCGCCTTGCACACCTGGGCGTGCCGGAGCCTGCATGAGGAGCAGAGTGAGCCAAGGGtctgcgggggggcgggggggacctCCAGGGACAGACggtcttccctccacccccacctcaacGACCCTGACTTGGTAGCCTCCCTTCCAGCCTGACTCACTCATAGTACTCGGGGGCCATCAGGGCACTAGCTGCTTTCACTGGGCCACAGACCAGGTGCTTctgtgagggagagagcaggcgCTTAGCCCAGGTGGCGACACTGCCAGCAGTAAATCTCTCAGAGAACCTAAACCTGGTGTCTGGACTCCCCCAGCCTTTTGCCATCAAGCTCTGGGCCTCGCTCCCAAGCCCACCCCTCAGCGCACAGCCCAGCCTCCCCGAGCTGTTCAGTGTTCTCTGGAAAGCGCCTCCAGACCCCACCTTTTCCCAGGACACTACATGAGCTGGAAGTCCCCACTCACCTAACGTCTCCCTCAAGGCCAAGTGTCCCCTATGGACTCGTGCGCCCCTGTGCCCCTTGATGGATTTGCAAAGGTCCTGGgttggtggagggagggggtgctCCAGCATCCCAACCCACCTGTGTGTGAGGAGCCTGCTCATCCAGCTTCCACCAGAGCAAGTCCAACTTCTGTTGCTGGAACTCCTCCTCACAGCTCACCACGTGTAGGGCCATGCAGCCGTCAGCATCAGCGTCTGGGGCCGTGGCCTACAGGGTAGGAGGACGGTCACTGGGCGGGCACAAGGCGCAGCTTGCCAGAGGCCTACAGGGTGGGCGTCAGTCACTAACCAGGCCCGGAGGGCCGTCCCCAGGCCAGTGGCGGAcagctgc from Mustela erminea isolate mMusErm1 chromosome 1, mMusErm1.Pri, whole genome shotgun sequence harbors:
- the DALRD3 gene encoding DALR anticodon-binding domain-containing protein 3 isoform X1, with amino-acid sequence MATGRLGVGETLGALNTALGPGEPVWFKETRARHLRARDFLAPRPALQARFGDGQVPEHVVRAVAGLQGPGVAPVLRCELTPAGLALQLQRPAVFERVLGAVTAYAAPAAPAAPGPRVLLHCPALRGAPGALRLSQLRAVLVADHLARALRAHGASVRLVPAVRDPHMRTFLQQLRVDWPAASEKAATGALRNLPLAELSPAPDGGALPPGVLGTVCLKEVMRERGCAAGYDPNVDKCLVTEDLLSVLAELQAAVRHWPGDGPPGLATAPDADADGCMALHVVSCEEEFQQQKLDLLWWKLDEQAPHTQKHLVCGPVKAASALMAPEYYELRHAQVCKAAALKHGRELSQDPTWTEVFSVLSAATIKFEMLSTAPQSQLLLALADGSISTKGTKSGTFVMYNCARLATLFEGYKHSREQGLYPTFPPVSSLDFSLLQDEGEWLLLFNGVLPFPELLSQTAALACAAPGLHATAHTEMMCKFLVQLSMDFSSYYNRVHILGVSTQHRGRGGGSLQGCKVSKGGDQQAPSLLQEPRSHLFGQMFARLQLLRAVREVLHAGLATLGLPPLNHI
- the DALRD3 gene encoding DALR anticodon-binding domain-containing protein 3 isoform X2, which codes for MATGRLGVGETLGALNTALGPGEPVWFKETRARHLRARDFLAPRPALQARFGDGQVPEHVVRAVAGLQGPGVAPVLRCELTPAGLALQLQRPAVFERVLGAVTAYAAPAAPAAPGPRVLLHCPALRGAPGALRLSQLRAVLVADHLARALRAHGASVRLVPAVRDPHMRTFLQQLRVDWPAASEKAATGALRNLPLAELSPAPDGGALPPGVLGTVCLKEVMRERGCAAGYDPNVDKCLVTEDLLSVLAELQAAVRHWPGDGPPGLATAPDADADGCMALHVVSCEEEFQQQKLDLLWWKLDEQAPHTQKHLVCGPVKAASALMAPEYYELRHAQVCKAAALKHGRELSQDPTWTEVFSVLSAATIKFEMLSTAPQSQLLLALADGSISTKGTKSGTFVMYNCARLATLFEGYKHSREQGLYPTFPPVSSLDFSLLQDEGEWLLLFNGVLPFPELLSQTAALACAAPGLHATAHTEMMCKFLVQLSMDFSSYYNRVHILGAPSLLQEPRSHLFGQMFARLQLLRAVREVLHAGLATLGLPPLNHI
- the DALRD3 gene encoding DALR anticodon-binding domain-containing protein 3 isoform X3, with the protein product MATGRLGVGETLGALNTALGPGEPVWFKETRARHLRARDFLAPRPALQARFGDGQVPEHVVRAVAGLQGPGVAPVLRCELTPAGLALQLQRPAVFERVLGAVTAYAAPAAPAAPGPRVLLHCPALRGAPGALRLSQLRAVLVADHLARALRAHGASVRLVPAVRDPHMRTFLQQLRVDWPAASEKAATGALRNLPLAELSPAPDGGALPPGVLGTVCLKEVMRERGCAAGYDPNVDKCLVTEDLLSVLAELQAAVRHWPGDGPPGLATAPDADADGCMALHVVSCEEEFQQQKLDLLWWKLDEQAPHTQKHLVCGPVKAASALMAPEYYELRHAQVCKAAALKHGRELSQDPTWTEVFSVLSAATIKFEMLSTAPQSQLLLALADGSISTKGTKSGTFVMYNCARLATLFEGYKHSREQGLYPTFPPVSSLDFSLLQDEGEWLLLFNGVLPFPELLSQTAALACAAPGLHATAHTEMMCKFLVQLSMDFSSYYNRVHILGEPRSHLFGQMFARLQLLRAVREVLHAGLATLGLPPLNHI